A stretch of Trichomycterus rosablanca isolate fTriRos1 chromosome 8, fTriRos1.hap1, whole genome shotgun sequence DNA encodes these proteins:
- the tdg.1 gene encoding thymine DNA glycosylase, tandem duplicate 1 isoform X1 translates to MNFDFSVKMDERSCGSLPHVPSDYVQHWVQSAQQHLQALHAQYSHMANGNGAPFMEGVGEEGMMHEMPFQPQPAAQIQPVAPQQAPAKGKRGRQAPKEPKAPKEPKAPKEPKAPKAPKEPKAPKEPKAPKAKPGPKPKKAKVTKEGESGEGAQEKIDETFKKVKRKVDRFKGMSEEEVMKKTLPDILTDNLDYVIIGINPGLMAAYIGRWFPGPGNHFWKCLFLSGFTEQLLNHMHDQTLPEKYSIGFTNMVERATPGSKDLSSKELREGGKILVEKIKKFKPLIAVFNGKCIYEMFCREIFGKKPKTLEFGLQPHRIPDSDTALYLMPSSSARCAQFPRAQDKVHFYIKLRELRDELKGVAKPKEVEEVDYSFDLGLAKEDAKRMEIKEEQYDPGYEAAFGGAYGEPGNEEPNGHCAFASGEAGASVTEPRNLNAAGPIPDGQWMTNSFADQIPELGSSSQAKTGAV, encoded by the exons ATGAATTTTGATTTCTCAGTAAAGATGGATGAAAGAAGTTGCGGATCTTTGCCTCATGTCCCCTCGGATTATGTCCAGCACTG GGTTCAATCAGCACAGCAACATCTTCAAGCCCTCCATGCACAATATTCTCATATGGCTAATGGTAATGGTGCTCCATTCATGGAGGGAGTTGGAGAGGAGGGCATGATGCATGAAATGCCTTTTCAGCCACAGCCTGCTGCACAGATTCAGCCTGTTGCTCCCCAGCAAg ctccTGCTAAAGGAAAGAGAGGCAGACAAGCACCCAAAGAGCCCAAAGCTCCCAAAGAGCCCAAAGCTCCCAAAGAGCCCAAAGCTCCCAAAGCACCAAAAGAGCCCAAAGCACCAAAAGAGCCCAAAGCACCCAAAGCTAAACCAGGTCCCAAGCCCAAGAAAGCCAAGGTGACCAAAGAGGGAGAGTCAGGTGAAGGTGCACAGGAGAAGATTGATGAAACTTTTAAGAAAGTTAAAAGGAAAGTGGATCGATTTAAAGGCATGTCAGAGGAGGAAGTCATGAAAAAGACCCTGCCAGATATCCTTACTGATAATCTAGATTATGTAATT ATTGGAATCAATCCAGGATTAATGGCTGCCTACATAGGAAGGTGGTTCCCTGGACCTGGAAACCATTTTT gGAAGTGCCTGTTTCTTTCTGGCTTTACTGAGCAACTGCTAAACCACATGCATGACCAGACCCTCCCTGAAAAATACAGTATCGGATTTACTAACATGGTGGAAAGAGCGACACCGGGCAGCAAAGACCTCTCAAG TAAAGAACTTCGTGAGGGAGGAAAAATTTTAGTGGAAAAGATTAAGAAGTTCAAGCCTCTCATAGCAGTTTTTAATGGAAAAT GTATATATGAAATGTTCTGTAGAGAGATATTTGGAAAAAAGCCCAAAACTCTAGAATTTGGCTTGCAGCCTCACAGAATTCCCGACTCGGACACG GCTCTGTACCTGATGCCCTCGTCAAGTGCCCGCTGTGCGCAGTTCCCTCGAGCTCAGGACAAAGTGCACTTCTACATCAAGCTCAGAGAACTCCGGGACGAGCTCAAGGGAGTGGCCAAACCCAAGGAAGTAGAGGAAGTTGATTACAGCTTTGATCTCGGCTTGGCTAAAG AGGATGCTAAGAGGATGGAAATTAAGGAGGAGCAGTATGATCCTGGATATGAGGCTGCATTTGGAGGGGCATATGGGGAACCTGGAAATGAGGAACCCAATGGCCATTGTGCTTTCGCTTCTGGAGAAGCAG GAGCGTCAGTCACAGAGCCTAGAAATTTAAATGCAGCGGGTCCGATACCAGACGGCCAGTGGATGACCAACTCCTTTGCTGATCAGATTCCTGAGCTTGGCAGCTCTTCACAAGCTAAGACTGGAGCTGTATGA
- the tdg.1 gene encoding thymine DNA glycosylase, tandem duplicate 1 isoform X2, whose product MDERSCGSLPHVPSDYVQHWVQSAQQHLQALHAQYSHMANGNGAPFMEGVGEEGMMHEMPFQPQPAAQIQPVAPQQAPAKGKRGRQAPKEPKAPKEPKAPKEPKAPKAPKEPKAPKEPKAPKAKPGPKPKKAKVTKEGESGEGAQEKIDETFKKVKRKVDRFKGMSEEEVMKKTLPDILTDNLDYVIIGINPGLMAAYIGRWFPGPGNHFWKCLFLSGFTEQLLNHMHDQTLPEKYSIGFTNMVERATPGSKDLSSKELREGGKILVEKIKKFKPLIAVFNGKCIYEMFCREIFGKKPKTLEFGLQPHRIPDSDTALYLMPSSSARCAQFPRAQDKVHFYIKLRELRDELKGVAKPKEVEEVDYSFDLGLAKEDAKRMEIKEEQYDPGYEAAFGGAYGEPGNEEPNGHCAFASGEAGASVTEPRNLNAAGPIPDGQWMTNSFADQIPELGSSSQAKTGAV is encoded by the exons ATGGATGAAAGAAGTTGCGGATCTTTGCCTCATGTCCCCTCGGATTATGTCCAGCACTG GGTTCAATCAGCACAGCAACATCTTCAAGCCCTCCATGCACAATATTCTCATATGGCTAATGGTAATGGTGCTCCATTCATGGAGGGAGTTGGAGAGGAGGGCATGATGCATGAAATGCCTTTTCAGCCACAGCCTGCTGCACAGATTCAGCCTGTTGCTCCCCAGCAAg ctccTGCTAAAGGAAAGAGAGGCAGACAAGCACCCAAAGAGCCCAAAGCTCCCAAAGAGCCCAAAGCTCCCAAAGAGCCCAAAGCTCCCAAAGCACCAAAAGAGCCCAAAGCACCAAAAGAGCCCAAAGCACCCAAAGCTAAACCAGGTCCCAAGCCCAAGAAAGCCAAGGTGACCAAAGAGGGAGAGTCAGGTGAAGGTGCACAGGAGAAGATTGATGAAACTTTTAAGAAAGTTAAAAGGAAAGTGGATCGATTTAAAGGCATGTCAGAGGAGGAAGTCATGAAAAAGACCCTGCCAGATATCCTTACTGATAATCTAGATTATGTAATT ATTGGAATCAATCCAGGATTAATGGCTGCCTACATAGGAAGGTGGTTCCCTGGACCTGGAAACCATTTTT gGAAGTGCCTGTTTCTTTCTGGCTTTACTGAGCAACTGCTAAACCACATGCATGACCAGACCCTCCCTGAAAAATACAGTATCGGATTTACTAACATGGTGGAAAGAGCGACACCGGGCAGCAAAGACCTCTCAAG TAAAGAACTTCGTGAGGGAGGAAAAATTTTAGTGGAAAAGATTAAGAAGTTCAAGCCTCTCATAGCAGTTTTTAATGGAAAAT GTATATATGAAATGTTCTGTAGAGAGATATTTGGAAAAAAGCCCAAAACTCTAGAATTTGGCTTGCAGCCTCACAGAATTCCCGACTCGGACACG GCTCTGTACCTGATGCCCTCGTCAAGTGCCCGCTGTGCGCAGTTCCCTCGAGCTCAGGACAAAGTGCACTTCTACATCAAGCTCAGAGAACTCCGGGACGAGCTCAAGGGAGTGGCCAAACCCAAGGAAGTAGAGGAAGTTGATTACAGCTTTGATCTCGGCTTGGCTAAAG AGGATGCTAAGAGGATGGAAATTAAGGAGGAGCAGTATGATCCTGGATATGAGGCTGCATTTGGAGGGGCATATGGGGAACCTGGAAATGAGGAACCCAATGGCCATTGTGCTTTCGCTTCTGGAGAAGCAG GAGCGTCAGTCACAGAGCCTAGAAATTTAAATGCAGCGGGTCCGATACCAGACGGCCAGTGGATGACCAACTCCTTTGCTGATCAGATTCCTGAGCTTGGCAGCTCTTCACAAGCTAAGACTGGAGCTGTATGA